The following are from one region of the Juglans regia cultivar Chandler chromosome 10, Walnut 2.0, whole genome shotgun sequence genome:
- the LOC118349722 gene encoding exopolygalacturonase-like: MGSTIALLLLLAYAANAQPGVFDIRKYGGKSNGDITQAVIKAWQGACQTAGRSKVVIPKGIYRMGAVTFSGPCKGRIEFQIQGTVQAPGGRGYFKSGSWVTFLRIDGFTLSGGGTFDGKGKSVWGTKSCSGIKYCGDLPIVSTT, from the exons ATGGGAAGTACTATAGCATTGCTGTTGTTGTTAGCATATGCTGCCAATGCCCAACCTGGTGTCTTTGATATCAGAAAGTACGGTGGCAAGTCGAATGGAGATATCACccag gcTGTGATAAAAGCTTGGCAAGGAGCCTGCCAAACAGCGGGAAGGAGCAAAGTAGTGATTCCAAAAGGGATATACAGAATGGGGGCTGTAACATTTAGTGGACCGTGTAAGGGTAGGATCGAGTTTCAGATTCAAGGAACCGTACAAGCCCCAGGCGGTCGCGGTTACTTCAAGTCGGGAAGTTGGGTCACTTTTTTACGCATTGACGGCTTCACTTTGTCTGGCGGTGGAACTTTTGATGGTAAAGGCAAAAGCGTATGGGGAACGAAATCGTGTTCCGGTATTAAATACTGCGGTGACCTTCCCATCGTAAGTACTACgtag
- the LOC109016221 gene encoding exopolygalacturonase-like: protein MFSNQYYNNNIMGLKINMGSTIALLLLLAYAANAQPGVFDIRKYGGKSNGDITQAVIKAWQGACQTAGRSKVVIPKGIYRMGAVTFSGPCKGRIEFQIQGTVQAPGGRGYFKSGSWVTFLRIDGFTLSGGGTFDGKGKSVWGTKSCSGIKYCGDLPISLRFDFISNGLIQGITSLDSKQFHINLLGCKNVTFQRVNIIAPGNSPNTDGIHLGRSSGIRILDTKIATGDDCVSIGDGSRDILVQRVTCGPGHGISIGSLGKYTNEEPVVGVKVLDCTMTNTQNGVRIKTWPNSFAGTASDLHFENLVMNNVDYPVLIDQSYCPWRQCKAQIPSKIKISDVSFKNIKGTANTKGAVKLICSKAVPCKNVKVTDIDIRYQGKDGPATFQCTNVNPTLGGKHNPLPCTVK, encoded by the exons ATGTTTTCAAaccaatattataataataatatcatggGTTTGAAAATCAATATGGGAAGTACTATAGCATTGCTGTTGTTGTTAGCATATGCTGCCAATGCCCAACCTGGTGTCTTTGATATCAGAAAGTACGGTGGCAAGTCGAATGGAGATATCACccag gcTGTGATAAAAGCTTGGCAAGGAGCCTGCCAAACAGCGGGAAGGAGCAAAGTAGTGATTCCAAAAGGGATATACAGAATGGGGGCTGTAACATTTAGTGGACCGTGTAAGGGTAGGATCGAGTTTCAGATTCAAGGAACCGTACAAGCCCCAGGCGGTCGCGGTTACTTCAAGTCGGGAAGTTGGGTCACTTTTTTACGCATTGACGGCTTCACTTTGTCTGGCGGTGGAACTTTTGATGGTAAAGGCAAAAGCGTATGGGGAACGAAATCGTGTTCCGGTATTAAATACTGCGGTGACCTTCCCATC AGTCTCAGGTTTGATTTCATCAGCAACGGACTGATTCAGGGCATAACATCTTTGGATAGCAAACAATTCCACATTAATTTGTTGGGTTGCAAAAATGTTACCTTCCAACGCGTAAATATCATAGCACCTGGAAATAGTCCCAACACTGATGGAATTCATCTTGGGCGATCATCTGGAATCAGAATACTCGATACAAAGATTGCAACTGGTGATGATTGTGTTTCCATTGGTGATGGCAGTCGGGATATACTTGTCCAAAGAGTAACTTGTGGACCTGGCCATGGAATCAGCATCGGAAGTCTTGGCAAGTACACGAATGAAGAACCTGTGGTTGGAGTCAAAGTTCTTGATTGCACAATGACAAACACACAGAATGGCGTGAGAATCAAGACATGGCCTAATTCCTTTGCTGGCACCGCCTCTGATCTGCATTTCGAGAATCTCGTCATGAACAATGTCGACTATCCTGTCCTCATAGATCAATCATACTGCCCATGGCGTCAGTGCAAAGCACAA ATCCCCTCCAAGATCAAGATCAGCGATGTCAGCTTCAAGAACATAAAAGGTACAGCTAATACAAAGGGGGCAGTGAAGCTTATTTGCAGTAAGGCAGTACCGTGTAAGAATGTGAAGGTCACTGACATAGACATCCGATACCAAGGAAAAGACGGTCCTGCTACTTTCCAATGCACTAATGTCAATCCAACCCTCGGTGGGAAACATAATCCTCTTCCTTGTACGGttaaataa